A stretch of the Asticcacaulis sp. ZE23SCel15 genome encodes the following:
- the radA gene encoding DNA repair protein RadA: MAKDQAVFICQSCGSVHSKWNGQCTGCGLWNTLVQESFSTPPGGLKPETSPSKISRLTKLNFQTLEAEDKAPPRMVTGISEFDRVCGGGIVPGSAILLAGDPGVGKSTLLLQVTAQAASGGLRVAYISGEESAEQIRGRAYRMGLSKAPVELAAETSLRTILDALKREKFDLVIIDSIQTLWSDAIDAAQGSVSQVRACAGELVRLAKKQNIAMILVGHVTKEGQVAGPRVVEHMVDAVLSFEGERGYPFRILRGSKNRFGATDEIGVFEMGDIGLREVPNPSALFLTSGERTAGSAVFAGIEGTRPVLVEFQALVAPSAYGTPRRAVVGWDSGRLAMLLAVLESRCGVGFGQKDVYLNVAGGLKINEPAADLAAAMALMSSLLDVALPKDCVVFGEISLSGDIRSVSRMDSRLKEALKLGFGSAIAPKAAADNAPFGVKSYDYLLEAIKGLETTD; this comes from the coding sequence ATGGCGAAAGATCAGGCGGTATTTATATGTCAATCATGCGGTTCGGTGCATTCCAAATGGAATGGCCAATGCACCGGTTGCGGCCTGTGGAATACGCTGGTTCAGGAAAGCTTTTCGACGCCGCCCGGCGGCTTGAAGCCGGAAACCTCACCGTCGAAAATCTCAAGACTTACAAAGCTTAACTTCCAGACGCTTGAAGCCGAAGATAAGGCCCCGCCGCGCATGGTGACGGGCATTTCCGAGTTCGACCGTGTGTGTGGCGGGGGGATTGTGCCAGGGTCAGCCATATTGCTGGCCGGTGACCCGGGCGTCGGCAAATCCACCCTGCTGCTGCAGGTGACGGCTCAGGCGGCCAGCGGCGGGTTACGGGTCGCCTATATTTCCGGCGAAGAATCGGCTGAGCAAATCAGAGGCCGCGCCTACCGGATGGGATTATCAAAAGCGCCGGTCGAATTAGCGGCGGAGACGTCGCTTCGCACCATTCTGGATGCGCTCAAACGCGAAAAGTTCGATCTCGTTATCATCGATTCTATTCAGACCCTGTGGAGCGATGCGATTGATGCCGCGCAAGGATCGGTCTCTCAGGTACGTGCCTGCGCCGGAGAACTGGTGCGGCTGGCCAAAAAACAGAACATCGCCATGATCTTAGTCGGCCATGTGACCAAAGAAGGTCAGGTCGCGGGCCCGCGCGTCGTTGAACACATGGTCGATGCGGTGTTGTCGTTTGAGGGCGAACGCGGCTATCCGTTTCGTATTCTGCGTGGCTCCAAAAACCGCTTTGGCGCCACCGATGAAATCGGCGTGTTTGAAATGGGCGATATCGGCCTGCGCGAAGTCCCCAACCCGTCGGCGCTATTTCTGACATCGGGGGAGCGCACGGCGGGCTCAGCGGTCTTTGCCGGGATCGAAGGTACGCGACCGGTGCTGGTCGAATTTCAGGCACTGGTGGCCCCCTCAGCCTACGGCACCCCAAGGCGGGCGGTGGTTGGCTGGGATTCCGGTCGGTTGGCTATGCTGCTGGCGGTGCTTGAATCCCGCTGCGGCGTCGGTTTTGGCCAGAAGGATGTCTATCTCAATGTCGCCGGTGGCCTGAAAATCAATGAACCTGCCGCCGATCTGGCCGCCGCCATGGCGCTGATGTCGTCTCTGCTGGATGTTGCCTTGCCCAAGGACTGCGTTGTGTTTGGTGAAATCAGCCTGTCGGGGGATATCAGATCCGTATCGCGCATGGATTCGCGCCTGAAAGAAGCGTTGAAACTGGGCTTTGGCTCGGCCATCGCCCCCAAGGCGGCGGCGGATAATGCTCCGTTCGGGGTGAAATCTTACGACTATCTGCTGGAAGCCATCAAAGGGCTGGAGACCACAGACTAA
- a CDS encoding replicative DNA helicase — MSSDILALTFPPIDQTADTVGAISTMPHNLDAEQALLGCLMFDNGAYERLYDGLQGRHFYEPFHAKLFGVIEDNIRVGHLADPLVLVDKFKNDQAFQDLGGIRYLADLVDRAPPAANASDYARIIYDLALRRDLIRLGGEIAKAAIDEQNARDQIEAAEARLYDMAEKGTSSTGFKTFGEAVSGALEHAEEAFHRDGGLSGISTGLIDMDKKIGGLHKSDLIILAGRPSMGKTALATNIAMNVAKKYRMEMQPDGERKTVDGGVVAFYSLEMSADQLATRLLADASGVSGDRLRKGEIDASEFARLKDAAMDIASFPLYIDDTGGISLAKLTARARRLKRTAGLDCLIVDYLQLVTLGETGATMNRVQEVSTITMGLKSLAKELQIPVIALSQLSRQVESRDDKRPMLSDLRESGSIEQDADMVMFVYRESYYLGRSEPKEGTPEHLTWQEEMDRTRGTAEVILAKQRHGPIGTVRLAFDENVTRFGNLAPERYNDFRENQE; from the coding sequence ATGTCTTCAGATATCTTAGCCCTCACTTTTCCGCCGATCGATCAGACCGCCGATACCGTCGGCGCGATCTCAACCATGCCGCACAACCTTGACGCCGAACAGGCGCTGCTGGGGTGTCTGATGTTCGACAACGGGGCCTATGAGCGGCTCTATGACGGCCTGCAGGGACGGCATTTCTATGAGCCGTTTCATGCCAAGCTGTTCGGGGTTATCGAAGACAATATCCGTGTCGGGCATCTGGCCGACCCCCTTGTTTTAGTTGATAAATTTAAAAACGATCAGGCCTTTCAGGATCTGGGCGGCATCCGCTATCTGGCCGATCTGGTCGATCGCGCCCCACCGGCAGCCAATGCCTCAGATTATGCCCGCATCATCTATGATCTGGCCCTGCGCCGTGACCTGATCCGTCTGGGCGGTGAAATCGCCAAGGCCGCCATCGACGAACAAAACGCCCGCGATCAGATCGAAGCCGCCGAAGCCCGCCTCTATGACATGGCTGAAAAAGGCACGTCTTCGACCGGCTTTAAGACCTTTGGCGAAGCGGTCTCCGGCGCACTGGAACATGCCGAAGAAGCTTTCCACCGTGATGGTGGCCTGTCGGGGATATCCACAGGCCTTATTGATATGGATAAGAAAATCGGCGGCCTGCACAAATCCGACCTGATCATTCTGGCCGGGCGTCCATCGATGGGTAAGACGGCGCTGGCCACCAACATCGCCATGAACGTCGCCAAAAAATACCGCATGGAGATGCAGCCGGACGGGGAGCGCAAAACCGTCGATGGCGGGGTCGTGGCCTTCTACTCGCTCGAAATGTCGGCGGATCAGTTGGCGACCCGTCTTCTGGCCGATGCGTCGGGCGTATCCGGCGACCGCCTGCGTAAAGGTGAAATTGACGCTTCTGAGTTTGCGCGCCTCAAAGACGCAGCCATGGATATCGCGTCTTTTCCGCTCTATATCGATGACACCGGCGGTATTTCTCTGGCCAAACTGACGGCGCGTGCCCGTCGATTGAAACGCACGGCGGGCCTTGATTGCCTGATCGTTGACTACCTTCAGCTTGTAACCCTGGGTGAAACCGGGGCGACCATGAACCGCGTGCAGGAAGTCTCAACCATCACAATGGGCCTGAAATCGCTGGCCAAAGAGCTTCAAATCCCGGTCATCGCCCTCTCGCAGCTCTCGCGTCAGGTCGAAAGCCGCGACGATAAGCGCCCTATGCTGTCCGACCTTCGTGAATCCGGCTCGATCGAGCAGGACGCCGATATGGTCATGTTCGTGTACCGCGAAAGCTATTATCTGGGCCGCTCTGAACCCAAGGAAGGCACGCCGGAACATCTGACCTGGCAGGAAGAAATGGACCGCACCCGCGGTACCGCCGAAGTTATTCTGGCCAAGCAGCGTCACGGCCCGATCGGGACGGTGCGGCTGGCGTTCGATGAAAACGTCACCCGTTTTGGCAATCTGGCGCCCGAACGCTATAACGACTTCCGAGAAAATCAGGAATAG
- a CDS encoding TonB-dependent siderophore receptor, giving the protein MSKSFIASTALVLSLTAFTATAQDVTTADETVTEVVVTGSRAAPRSRLTSLAPVDVIKSDSLNRQGSTELAQALSTLAPALTFPRPSATDGTDNVRPATLRGLSPDQTLVLVNGKRRHTSALVNINGSVGRGSAAVDLNTIPTAALGTIEILRDGASAQYGSDAIAGVVNLRLREARDGGNVTASFGQYYTEVETARQSRDARDGQTYVVSGWKGLPLGEDGFLTVSGELKKRRPTSRGDNDPRVTPASVTSRYGDPAVEDATLFANAGLPLDNGFELYGNAGYQKRESESAAFFRPNNGTGVYAASAAAANIASIYPNGFLPLIGVDTQDYSATGGIRGNWGDWATDLSLTYGRNELDYTTSNSVNASYGTNSKRSFNDGGLAYDQIVLNGSIAKPFDVNGLHGPLNLALGIEARHESFEIKAGEEQSYARGPITAAPLGAQGFGGFLPANAVDVNRDSIGAYIDLEAEVTEKLTVGGAARAEKYSDFGSNLSGKLSARYALNDIFAVRGSVSTGFRAPSLQQQYFTATSTNFTGGVPFETGTFPATSAVAQALGANDLEAETSTNYALGFVAKKGPFELTIDGYQIEIEDRIALSENLGGRADITALLAPYNVTQARFFTNGLDTTTTGIDLVAAYRLSTESYGHYDFTFSATSANTTIDKLPTNGTLTALTPQPVLLNRIRQYIITNGTPENRASLGLDWTGGAWGVTARANYYGDAYEPAATPADDITTGNKTILDLEGRYTFAEKTTVTLGVNNLLDTYPTATPAYLNSTGTLGFTRFSPFGFNGRYVYARVSHNF; this is encoded by the coding sequence ATGTCCAAATCATTCATTGCCTCCACCGCACTTGTGCTCTCCCTGACCGCGTTTACCGCCACGGCCCAGGACGTCACCACGGCTGATGAGACCGTCACCGAAGTGGTCGTCACCGGCTCGCGCGCCGCCCCCCGTTCACGCCTGACAAGCCTTGCGCCCGTCGATGTCATCAAAAGCGACAGCCTGAATCGTCAGGGCTCAACCGAGCTGGCGCAGGCGCTGTCCACCCTCGCCCCGGCCCTTACTTTCCCGCGTCCGTCAGCCACCGACGGCACCGACAATGTCCGTCCGGCCACGCTACGCGGTTTGTCGCCGGATCAGACTCTGGTGCTGGTCAATGGTAAGCGTCGCCACACTTCGGCTCTGGTCAACATCAATGGTTCCGTCGGGCGCGGTTCAGCCGCCGTGGATCTGAACACCATTCCGACCGCAGCGCTGGGCACCATCGAAATCCTTCGTGACGGCGCATCGGCTCAATACGGCTCCGACGCCATTGCCGGTGTCGTCAATCTGCGTCTGCGTGAAGCTCGTGACGGCGGCAATGTCACCGCCAGCTTTGGCCAGTATTATACCGAGGTCGAAACCGCCCGCCAAAGCCGTGACGCCCGTGACGGCCAGACCTATGTGGTCAGTGGCTGGAAAGGTCTGCCGCTGGGCGAAGATGGCTTCCTGACCGTTTCCGGCGAACTGAAAAAGCGCCGCCCGACCAGCCGTGGCGATAACGATCCGCGCGTCACTCCCGCCTCGGTCACCTCACGTTACGGCGATCCGGCGGTTGAGGACGCGACCCTGTTTGCGAACGCTGGCCTGCCCCTAGACAACGGTTTCGAGCTTTACGGCAATGCCGGTTATCAAAAGCGCGAATCGGAAAGTGCCGCCTTCTTCCGCCCGAACAACGGCACCGGCGTCTATGCGGCATCGGCAGCCGCCGCCAATATCGCCTCAATCTATCCCAACGGCTTCCTGCCCCTGATCGGGGTTGACACTCAGGACTATTCGGCCACCGGCGGCATCCGTGGCAACTGGGGTGATTGGGCGACCGACCTCAGCCTGACCTATGGCCGCAATGAGCTGGATTATACCACCTCCAACAGCGTCAACGCCTCATATGGCACCAACTCTAAGCGCAGCTTCAATGACGGCGGCCTGGCCTATGATCAGATCGTTCTGAACGGCTCGATCGCTAAACCCTTCGACGTCAACGGCCTGCACGGCCCGCTCAATCTGGCGCTCGGCATCGAAGCCCGCCACGAAAGCTTTGAAATCAAAGCCGGCGAAGAACAATCCTATGCCCGCGGCCCGATCACGGCAGCCCCACTCGGCGCACAGGGTTTCGGTGGGTTCCTTCCGGCCAACGCAGTTGACGTTAATCGCGACAGCATCGGTGCCTATATCGATCTCGAAGCCGAGGTGACCGAAAAGCTGACCGTCGGCGGTGCGGCGCGTGCCGAGAAATACTCCGATTTCGGATCGAACCTGTCCGGTAAATTATCGGCCCGCTACGCCCTGAATGATATTTTTGCAGTGCGCGGCTCGGTCTCGACCGGCTTCCGAGCCCCGTCGCTACAACAGCAGTATTTCACGGCAACCTCAACCAATTTCACCGGCGGCGTGCCGTTTGAAACCGGCACCTTCCCAGCCACCAGCGCCGTGGCTCAGGCGTTGGGTGCCAACGATCTTGAGGCTGAAACCTCGACCAACTACGCTCTGGGTTTTGTCGCGAAAAAGGGACCGTTTGAACTGACCATCGATGGCTATCAGATTGAAATCGAAGACCGCATAGCCTTAAGTGAAAACCTCGGTGGCCGTGCTGATATCACAGCACTTTTGGCCCCTTATAATGTCACACAGGCTCGCTTCTTCACCAACGGCCTCGATACCACCACGACCGGCATTGATCTGGTGGCCGCTTATCGCCTGAGCACCGAAAGCTATGGCCACTATGACTTTACCTTCAGCGCCACCAGCGCCAACACGACCATCGATAAACTGCCGACCAACGGCACTCTGACGGCGCTTACCCCGCAGCCGGTACTGCTGAACCGTATCCGCCAGTACATCATCACCAACGGCACACCGGAAAACCGCGCCAGCCTAGGCCTTGACTGGACCGGCGGCGCATGGGGCGTGACTGCACGCGCCAACTATTACGGCGACGCATATGAGCCAGCCGCCACGCCTGCTGACGATATCACGACGGGTAACAAGACGATCCTCGACCTCGAAGGGCGCTACACCTTTGCGGAAAAAACCACGGTAACTCTGGGGGTCAATAACCTGCTCGATACCTATCCGACGGCCACACCGGCCTATCTGAACTCGACCGGCACGCTGGGCTTCACGCGCTTCTCACCGTTCGGCTTTAATGGCCGCTATGTCTATGCGCGGGTCAGCCATAACTTCTAA
- a CDS encoding TIGR02466 family protein codes for MRELPAAATLTPLFVTEIYRTELGGTGLDSLIVQLDKVCEKMASQDAEGKGWADRQGYIGYTSYGSIDDLAAFDLAFADLKSVLNVQMLAVARMLEMDLRGGTLELTNMWVNRLAPGGAHTGHIHPHSVFSGTLYINVPNGSGALQFEDPRLGFMMHAPMRTANARPHRQISVPIAPQRGTLLIWESWLRHEVATNRAATHRTSISFNYDLKT; via the coding sequence ATGCGCGAACTTCCAGCCGCCGCCACCTTGACGCCGCTCTTCGTCACCGAAATCTATCGTACCGAATTGGGTGGCACCGGGCTTGACAGCCTGATCGTACAACTGGACAAAGTCTGCGAGAAAATGGCGAGCCAGGACGCCGAAGGTAAGGGCTGGGCAGACCGGCAGGGTTATATCGGCTACACCTCGTATGGCTCCATAGATGACCTTGCGGCTTTTGATCTGGCATTTGCCGACCTGAAATCCGTTCTGAATGTCCAGATGCTGGCGGTCGCCAGGATGCTGGAGATGGATTTGCGCGGTGGTACGCTTGAACTTACCAATATGTGGGTCAACCGGCTGGCACCGGGCGGTGCCCATACCGGCCATATTCACCCCCACAGCGTTTTTTCCGGCACGCTCTATATCAATGTCCCGAATGGCTCCGGTGCCTTGCAGTTCGAAGACCCCAGACTGGGCTTCATGATGCACGCGCCTATGCGTACCGCCAATGCCCGCCCCCATCGTCAGATCAGCGTTCCAATCGCCCCTCAACGCGGCACATTGTTAATCTGGGAAAGCTGGCTGCGTCATGAAGTGGCAACCAATCGGGCCGCAACACATCGCACATCGATTAGCTTCAATTATGACTTAAAGACCTGA
- the rplI gene encoding 50S ribosomal protein L9 translates to MKVVLLERVENLGHIGDVVAVKDGFARNFLLPRHKALRATSANLKVFEAQKEQIVARNAAAKAAAEKQGSELDGSQYILIRQAGETGQLYGSVTARDVADAIAENGGKVERSQISLDTPIKTLGVHAIKVRLHSEVSITITVNIARSADEAERQAAGENVITSQFEEDRLADEAAAADMIEGGAGQAGADADYDA, encoded by the coding sequence ATGAAAGTAGTTCTGCTGGAACGCGTTGAAAACCTTGGCCATATCGGTGACGTTGTCGCCGTTAAGGACGGTTTTGCCCGTAACTTCCTCCTGCCCCGCCACAAGGCTCTGCGCGCCACCTCTGCCAACCTGAAGGTCTTTGAGGCCCAAAAGGAACAGATCGTTGCCCGTAACGCCGCTGCCAAGGCTGCTGCTGAAAAGCAAGGCTCTGAGCTTGACGGTTCGCAATACATCCTGATCCGTCAGGCTGGCGAAACTGGTCAGCTTTATGGTTCGGTCACCGCCCGCGACGTGGCTGATGCCATCGCCGAGAACGGCGGCAAGGTCGAGCGCAGCCAAATCAGCCTGGATACCCCGATCAAGACTCTGGGCGTTCATGCGATCAAGGTGCGCCTGCACTCCGAAGTGTCTATCACCATCACCGTCAATATTGCGCGTTCGGCTGATGAAGCTGAGCGTCAGGCGGCTGGCGAAAACGTCATTACGTCGCAATTCGAAGAAGACCGTCTGGCTGATGAAGCCGCTGCGGCCGACATGATCGAAGGCGGTGCCGGTCAGGCCGGTGCCGACGCCGATTACGACGCCTAA
- the rpsR gene encoding 30S ribosomal protein S18, whose protein sequence is MSDDTNPTIGTPVGNAPARRPFFRRRKVCPFSGENAPKIDYKDVKLMQRYISERGKIVPSRITAVSQKKQRELAKAIKRARFLALLPYVVK, encoded by the coding sequence ATGTCTGATGATACCAACCCAACGATCGGTACGCCCGTCGGCAACGCTCCGGCCCGCCGTCCGTTCTTCCGCCGCCGCAAGGTTTGCCCGTTCTCGGGTGAAAACGCGCCGAAGATCGACTACAAGGACGTTAAGCTGATGCAACGCTATATCTCTGAGCGTGGCAAGATCGTCCCTTCGCGTATCACCGCGGTATCGCAAAAGAAGCAACGTGAACTGGCCAAGGCCATCAAGCGCGCCCGCTTCCTTGCCCTGCTGCCCTACGTTGTGAAGTAA
- the rpsF gene encoding 30S ribosomal protein S6 produces the protein MAYYEHVVMARQDISPQQAEALNDTLKALIEEGGGSVAKIEYWGLRNLTYRVKKNRKAHYSLLAIDAPAPAVKEMERQLSINEDVIRYLTIRVEELDLELSPVLSRRDRPERPERSDRAPAGEFAE, from the coding sequence ATGGCCTATTACGAACATGTCGTCATGGCACGACAAGATATTTCGCCTCAGCAGGCGGAAGCTCTCAACGACACCCTGAAAGCTTTGATCGAAGAAGGTGGCGGTTCCGTCGCTAAGATCGAATACTGGGGTCTTCGCAACCTGACCTACCGCGTCAAGAAGAACCGCAAAGCGCACTACTCGCTGCTGGCGATCGACGCACCGGCGCCTGCCGTCAAGGAAATGGAACGTCAGTTGTCGATCAACGAAGACGTCATCCGCTACCTGACCATTCGCGTCGAGGAACTTGACCTCGAACTGTCGCCCGTCCTGTCCCGTCGTGACCGTCCGGAACGCCCTGAGCGTTCTGACCGCGCCCCGGCCGGCGAATTCGCAGAATAA
- a CDS encoding peroxiredoxin gives MSKLRPAALIAILIAAASATPALAALKAGDKAPDFKLQTATNGKVSAFSLKDHLKKGPVVVYFYPKAFTGTCSLEARTFADNMAKFKALNVTVLGVSTDTIQKVTEFSTADCQGKFPVAADTDAKVAKAYDTKMAAVNMAARVSYLITPDNKIYATHEAGDGVSHPMKMLEAAQKLKK, from the coding sequence ATGTCCAAATTGCGCCCTGCTGCCCTGATAGCGATCCTTATCGCTGCGGCCTCAGCCACCCCGGCTTTAGCGGCCCTTAAGGCGGGCGACAAAGCGCCTGACTTCAAGCTGCAAACCGCCACAAACGGCAAGGTCAGCGCGTTTTCCCTGAAAGATCATCTGAAAAAAGGCCCCGTTGTGGTCTATTTCTACCCCAAGGCCTTTACCGGCACCTGCTCACTCGAAGCGCGTACCTTTGCGGACAATATGGCGAAATTCAAAGCGCTTAATGTCACTGTACTTGGCGTCTCCACCGACACCATCCAGAAAGTCACCGAATTTTCCACGGCTGACTGTCAGGGCAAGTTCCCGGTCGCGGCAGATACCGATGCCAAGGTTGCCAAAGCCTATGATACCAAGATGGCGGCCGTGAACATGGCCGCGCGGGTATCCTATCTGATCACACCGGATAATAAGATTTACGCCACCCACGAAGCCGGTGACGGCGTATCACACCCGATGAAGATGCTGGAAGCCGCTCAGAAACTGAAAAAATAA
- a CDS encoding LysE family translocator — MSNLLAFAFTALLIELTPGPNMGYIAITALSRGRAAGFALIFGIALGLLLAGFVAATGLAVFIQSNDIVYQILRWAGVLYLLWLAFDGWRSANETSPHFTDTKSTGATYLRRGLITNLLNPKAAVFYIATLPQFIDPGRPTLPQSLTLTLIYVAIATAIHAVIVITGTQAGSFLANEARMVKIRRVLSGLLAVTAFWLAFSTAR; from the coding sequence ATGTCGAACCTGCTCGCCTTTGCTTTTACCGCCCTTCTGATTGAACTGACCCCAGGGCCGAACATGGGCTACATTGCTATAACCGCCCTGTCGCGCGGGCGGGCCGCCGGGTTTGCGTTGATCTTTGGCATCGCTCTGGGGCTTCTTTTGGCGGGATTTGTCGCTGCCACAGGACTTGCGGTGTTTATCCAGTCGAACGACATCGTGTATCAGATACTGCGTTGGGCCGGCGTTCTTTATCTCTTGTGGCTGGCTTTTGACGGCTGGCGCTCAGCGAATGAGACCTCGCCTCATTTTACCGACACCAAATCTACCGGAGCGACCTATTTACGGCGTGGCCTGATCACCAACCTGCTGAACCCCAAGGCAGCCGTCTTTTATATAGCGACCCTGCCCCAGTTTATTGATCCCGGCCGCCCAACCTTGCCGCAAAGCCTTACCCTGACACTGATCTATGTGGCCATCGCCACAGCCATCCATGCGGTCATCGTCATCACCGGGACCCAAGCCGGATCGTTTCTCGCCAATGAGGCCCGTATGGTAAAAATCCGACGCGTCCTGTCAGGTCTGCTGGCGGTGACCGCCTTCTGGCTGGCATTTTCCACGGCCAGATAA
- the fabD gene encoding ACP S-malonyltransferase: MTLAFVFPGQGSQAVGMGSDLADNFQAAREVFAEVDDALGQKLSQLMREGPESDLTLTENAQPALMAVSMAVVRVLKADFGVDISKAAFVAGHSLGEYSALAAAEAFSLTDTARLLKLRGQAMQRAVPVGVGAMAALIGKADLELAEAACRAGSSAGVVVVANDNNAGQIVISGAKAAVELAIEKAKELGAKAMLLNVSAPFHCPLMQPAADEMQIALGKVTILQPKSTLVANVTARPVSDVAQIAPLLVEQVTGRVRWRESVQWLAGEGGVTQFAELGAGKVLTGMIKRIAPDATAVALNSAADFEAFAASL; this comes from the coding sequence ATGACACTTGCCTTTGTATTTCCTGGTCAGGGCAGCCAGGCTGTCGGCATGGGATCAGATCTCGCCGATAATTTTCAGGCCGCGCGTGAGGTTTTCGCTGAGGTCGATGACGCTTTGGGGCAAAAGCTGTCCCAATTGATGCGCGAAGGGCCAGAAAGCGACCTGACCCTGACGGAGAATGCCCAGCCCGCCCTGATGGCCGTGTCTATGGCGGTTGTGCGCGTGCTGAAGGCCGATTTTGGCGTAGATATTTCCAAGGCCGCGTTCGTAGCGGGACATTCGTTGGGGGAATATTCGGCACTGGCGGCGGCAGAGGCCTTTAGCCTGACCGATACGGCTCGTCTTTTGAAACTGCGCGGTCAGGCTATGCAGCGTGCCGTGCCGGTCGGCGTGGGCGCTATGGCGGCTTTGATCGGAAAGGCTGATCTTGAACTGGCCGAAGCCGCCTGTCGGGCCGGATCGTCGGCGGGCGTGGTGGTGGTCGCCAATGACAACAATGCCGGTCAGATTGTGATTTCCGGTGCTAAGGCGGCAGTCGAACTGGCGATTGAAAAAGCAAAGGAACTGGGCGCCAAGGCCATGCTGCTCAATGTATCAGCACCGTTCCATTGTCCGCTGATGCAGCCCGCTGCCGATGAAATGCAGATAGCACTTGGCAAGGTCACGATCTTGCAACCGAAATCGACTCTGGTGGCCAATGTCACCGCCCGTCCGGTTAGCGATGTGGCGCAGATCGCCCCGTTGCTTGTCGAGCAGGTCACGGGCCGTGTCCGCTGGCGCGAAAGTGTGCAATGGTTGGCAGGAGAAGGCGGCGTGACGCAGTTTGCCGAACTGGGCGCGGGCAAGGTTTTGACCGGCATGATCAAGCGCATTGCTCCCGATGCGACCGCCGTAGCCCTTAATAGCGCTGCCGATTTTGAAGCCTTTGCGGCTTCGCTCTAA
- the fabG gene encoding 3-oxoacyl-[acyl-carrier-protein] reductase — protein sequence MFDLSNKTALVTGATGGLGASIAKALHSQGANVVLSGTREAVLQELASELGERAFVASCNLSDSAEVDGLMAKAEAAAGSPVDILISNAGLTRDGLLMRMKDEDWETVIKVNLEAYFRLSRSAMKGMMKRRFGRIIGIASVVGVTGNPGQANYAASKAGMIGFSKALAQEVASRNITVNTVAPGFIASPMTDVLNDAQRDAILTKIPAGKLGEGSDIAAACVYLASVEAGYVTGQTLHVNGGMAMI from the coding sequence ATGTTTGATCTGTCTAACAAAACCGCGTTGGTCACCGGCGCTACCGGCGGCCTTGGGGCCTCGATTGCTAAGGCTTTGCATAGCCAGGGTGCTAATGTGGTGCTATCCGGCACCCGTGAGGCCGTTTTGCAGGAACTGGCGTCTGAACTGGGTGAGCGCGCCTTTGTGGCGTCATGCAACCTGTCTGATTCTGCTGAAGTTGATGGCCTGATGGCTAAGGCCGAAGCGGCCGCCGGATCACCGGTCGATATCCTGATCTCCAATGCCGGATTGACCCGCGATGGCCTTTTGATGCGCATGAAGGACGAAGACTGGGAAACGGTCATCAAGGTGAACTTAGAAGCCTATTTCCGCCTGTCGCGTTCGGCTATGAAGGGCATGATGAAGCGCCGTTTTGGCCGTATCATCGGCATTGCCTCCGTCGTGGGCGTGACCGGCAATCCGGGCCAAGCCAACTATGCTGCCTCTAAGGCGGGTATGATCGGCTTTTCCAAGGCCTTGGCTCAGGAAGTGGCGTCACGTAATATCACGGTCAATACGGTCGCGCCCGGCTTTATCGCCTCTCCGATGACCGATGTGCTCAACGACGCGCAGCGCGACGCCATTCTGACCAAGATCCCCGCCGGAAAGCTGGGGGAGGGCAGCGATATCGCCGCGGCCTGCGTTTATCTGGCAAGCGTTGAAGCGGGTTATGTCACCGGTCAGACCCTGCACGTCAACGGCGGTATGGCGATGATTTAA
- a CDS encoding acyl carrier protein has product MSEVLERVRKIVIDHLDADPDKVTDKASFIDDLEADSLDIVELVMAFEEEFDIEIPDDSAEHILTVGDAVNYIQEKLSA; this is encoded by the coding sequence ATGTCTGAAGTTCTTGAACGTGTTCGTAAGATCGTAATCGACCATCTGGATGCCGATCCGGACAAGGTCACGGATAAGGCGAGCTTTATCGACGATCTGGAAGCCGACAGCCTCGACATCGTCGAGCTGGTCATGGCTTTCGAAGAAGAGTTCGACATCGAAATTCCCGACGATTCCGCTGAGCACATCCTCACGGTCGGTGATGCGGTGAACTATATTCAGGAAAAGCTTTCCGCTTAA